A single Parabacteroides timonensis DNA region contains:
- a CDS encoding phosphatidylserine decarboxylase family protein encodes MKVHKEGTGLLLTLFTVLFIVNVAIYHTISKEALFYSVASVSTILFLLVLNFFRSPFRRFPYDSEGLVIAPADGTIVAIEEVMENEILHRKCLQISIFMSVFNVHANWFPVNGTVKHVSHNNGRFMAAYLPKSSTENERSAVVITTKNGTDVLARQIAGALARRIVTYAKVGEKCHVDEQMGFIKFGSRVDVYLPVGTEVLIEMDQKVTGNQTPIARLSKCPCE; translated from the coding sequence ATGAAAGTACATAAAGAAGGAACAGGTCTACTACTTACGTTATTTACGGTGTTGTTTATCGTGAATGTCGCAATATACCATACCATCAGCAAGGAGGCGTTGTTCTATTCTGTTGCATCGGTATCGACCATTCTCTTTCTATTGGTACTGAATTTTTTCCGTAGTCCGTTCCGTAGGTTCCCTTACGACTCCGAAGGACTGGTGATTGCCCCTGCCGATGGTACGATCGTTGCCATTGAAGAGGTGATGGAGAATGAGATCCTTCACCGGAAGTGTTTGCAGATATCTATCTTTATGTCTGTGTTCAATGTACATGCCAACTGGTTTCCGGTAAACGGGACAGTGAAACATGTTTCTCATAATAACGGACGGTTCATGGCTGCCTATCTGCCCAAGAGCAGTACCGAAAACGAGCGTTCTGCTGTTGTTATCACTACCAAGAATGGAACGGATGTATTAGCCCGCCAGATTGCAGGTGCACTTGCACGACGCATTGTTACCTATGCGAAGGTAGGAGAGAAATGTCATGTTGATGAACAAATGGGTTTTATCAAATTCGGGTCGCGTGTAGATGTCTATTTACCTGTCGGGACTGAAGTTCTGATCGAGATGGATCAGAAGGTTACCGGTAATCAGACTCCGATTGCACGTTTGAGCAAATGCCCGTGCGAATAA
- a CDS encoding DUF4834 family protein — MFKFLFVMFFFFILLVFLMGFSILRTFKNMLFGSGSSSGKKGEQRRQTSSYSGGQQHSHAAEDDYASANRKKIFAKDEGEYVDFEEVK, encoded by the coding sequence ATGTTTAAGTTTTTGTTTGTAATGTTTTTCTTCTTCATCCTGTTAGTTTTTCTGATGGGCTTCTCTATTCTGCGCACATTTAAAAATATGTTGTTCGGTAGTGGAAGCAGCAGCGGAAAGAAGGGAGAGCAACGTCGTCAGACAAGCAGTTACTCTGGCGGGCAACAGCACTCGCATGCTGCTGAGGATGATTATGCTTCTGCAAACCGTAAGAAGATCTTTGCCAAAGACGAAGGCGAGTATGTCGACTTCGAAGAGGTAAAATAG
- the pssA gene encoding CDP-diacylglycerol--serine O-phosphatidyltransferase: protein MNIRKHIPNSITCLSLISGCIASVMALQGNLLWAAIWIIIAAVFDFLDGFAARLLKAYSPMGKELDSLSDMVSFGVAPGMIVFWMLSQACLPLGEIGRYIPYLAFVIPAFSGLRLAKFNIDERQTTSFIGMPVPAHALFWASVGYSLSPLSQANNVLFIVITLVVALATSLLLVSEIPMFSLKIKSVGWKGNERRYILVVCAVLFVAFFGMLGIAGTILLYILLSIFNKRH, encoded by the coding sequence ATGAATATCAGAAAACATATTCCTAACTCAATTACTTGTTTGAGTCTTATTTCCGGCTGTATAGCCAGTGTAATGGCGTTGCAGGGAAATCTGCTGTGGGCAGCTATATGGATCATTATCGCTGCCGTGTTCGACTTCCTGGACGGGTTTGCCGCCCGTTTGCTGAAAGCTTATTCCCCGATGGGGAAAGAGCTCGACTCCCTTTCGGATATGGTTAGCTTTGGTGTTGCTCCCGGGATGATCGTATTCTGGATGCTGAGCCAGGCCTGTCTTCCATTGGGAGAGATAGGACGTTACATCCCTTACCTGGCTTTTGTGATCCCGGCTTTCTCGGGTTTGCGTCTGGCCAAATTTAATATCGACGAACGGCAGACAACTTCCTTTATCGGTATGCCGGTTCCGGCACATGCGTTGTTCTGGGCCTCGGTCGGATATTCATTGTCTCCTTTGAGCCAGGCTAATAATGTCCTGTTCATTGTGATTACATTGGTGGTGGCGTTGGCTACCTCTTTATTGCTTGTGTCTGAGATTCCCATGTTCTCGTTAAAGATCAAGTCGGTTGGCTGGAAAGGTAATGAAAGACGCTATATCTTAGTCGTTTGTGCAGTCTTGTTCGTTGCCTTCTTCGGTATGCTTGGTATAGCCGGAACGATTCTTCTCTATATCCTCTTGTCTATTTTTAACAAAAGACACTAA
- a CDS encoding nucleoside deaminase, translated as MNPFNDEYFMKQALVEARAAAAEGEVPVGAVVVCNNQIIARAHNQTERLNDPTAHAEMLAITAAVGVLGAKYLTGCSLYVTVEPCIMCAGAIGWSQLSTIVYGASDEKRGYQEYAPKAFHPKAVVKRGVMEKECAEEMQKFFRQRR; from the coding sequence ATGAATCCATTTAACGACGAATATTTTATGAAACAGGCCCTGGTGGAAGCACGTGCTGCCGCGGCCGAAGGGGAAGTGCCCGTAGGGGCGGTAGTTGTATGTAACAACCAGATCATTGCCCGTGCCCATAACCAGACGGAACGGTTGAACGATCCGACGGCTCATGCGGAAATGCTTGCAATTACTGCTGCCGTAGGTGTATTGGGAGCGAAATACCTGACCGGTTGCAGCTTGTATGTGACAGTAGAACCTTGTATCATGTGTGCAGGAGCAATCGGCTGGTCACAACTAAGTACGATTGTATACGGTGCCAGCGACGAAAAGAGAGGATACCAGGAATATGCCCCGAAAGCATTCCATCCGAAGGCCGTTGTAAAAAGGGGAGTGATGGAAAAGGAATGTGCGGAAGAGATGCAGAAATTCTTCCGGCAAAGAAGATAA